Proteins encoded in a region of the Stieleria neptunia genome:
- a CDS encoding protein kinase domain-containing protein: MSSSADASDSESDLADLVDQIIDQLRSGGDIDTVEYIRRFPKHADRIEQLIPTLRYLGEVNDVTTDGSLTNDADLSANLDRSDDAPLFKQLGDFQIVREIGRGGMGIVYEANEISLDRRVALKVLPFAAISSERQLARFKVEAQAAAGLHHTGIVPVYSVGCDRGVHYYAMQYIDGTSLALVLREARLASTRQSGSIGDLGAAGEAETLRDSSDGQPSEPSSRARGESTSGSESATDARQHFRSMANLAIQAAEALEHAHQSGVIHRDIKPGNLLLDRQGKLWITDFGLARIEQDSELTMTGDLVGTLRYMSPEQATSKSSAVDHRCDVYSLGATLYELLTRRPAFIGDDRQELLRKIISVDPVAPSKWNPRVPGDLETIVMKAMEKDRDARYVDAQSMADDLRCYLEDRPIAARRPSSLARIRKWGRRHPAIVRSSFAMLAVIALAWLIGSVLLVRQTTKTQVALSQAEENFERSELNRAKAETAIGRLERLLYVRGLGLAAKAWREGDGAGAAALMRSNPAYQSQPELRGFEWHFLDSLLLPPDNVVFRSDQELTAAAVSRDGTLIAIGDAEGTIRLMRESGTPLRLDGHDGPVHALDLDINDQRLASCGADGTVRIWDVASGQEVGVIESGHDGKPVFAVRYSHDGKSLASGGGDGNVRLWDPITMKQRLALVGHRRDVRTVAFAADDATIASGSNDRDVRIWRVATGESIRSLRGHTGMVLCTAFTADGRYLISGSNDHTIRFWDHATGEEVCVVRQHRDGVQSLAILADGGIVAGDRGGNLRIWRIRGRKPVDRFRNDGFLRFLSVQLSPDGKSWAGLTADGNLILRDLASQRTRVLLSNLAVQIPLAEREQLAFSPDGSRLFCVDRIVTLPSNWDDALQPPLKLKIPVGAPGCFAPEGKSIAVGRDGSIQSYDAETGKQLREFDSPIKTITGLRFSHDGHQLFGWATEGPIVRWDWPGGNVVETIDHPHDQIIDLEPSPDGSGIVTCGADGAVAVRDEQTLRWRELDLGERHCSSVSWFDRGTSLALTAPGLQDFLYRLRPDGFIETLADNQGAEQTEVLQRHRLFLSNVRGVRVEVRDLDRLEVTSDKNELLQGHTDRIWSLSVTGDGEQMLTASRDGTLRRWSQPVDRWQWLSRRRHLDFRVDDFAWSDDQTTLGIAEIGRGLIYQWPEGNLRHHYRWWGKSGLGVMGFAFESVAVAPNGGRLVTGHRDGSIRFWDPSPGPPIHVIQAMEIDAGVTAITLSQDGRWLAACSRRGNGLKVFGTATWQSTWSASADDCDDFVFSSDGQWLAYCDGREAVVVSTEPFREVRRFADHSLTVNGLAFSPDNRMLVTACEDRKLRIWNPGTGELQGTLTGHAASIGRVTFSPDGATLVSGDSDGVIKLWHLATGQELYTLADLDFGIDKLSFDASGRVLVALSSDGHVHVFDAASRP; encoded by the coding sequence ATGAGTTCTTCGGCTGACGCATCAGACTCCGAATCGGACCTCGCGGATCTTGTCGACCAGATCATCGATCAACTGCGGTCCGGCGGTGACATCGATACGGTCGAGTACATCCGCCGTTTTCCCAAGCATGCCGACCGGATCGAACAGTTGATCCCGACGCTGCGCTATCTCGGTGAAGTGAACGATGTCACGACCGATGGTTCTTTAACGAATGATGCCGACCTCAGTGCGAATCTTGATCGCTCGGACGACGCGCCGCTGTTCAAGCAGTTGGGCGACTTTCAAATTGTTCGCGAAATCGGCCGCGGCGGGATGGGGATCGTTTACGAAGCGAACGAGATCTCATTGGATCGACGGGTCGCGCTCAAGGTGCTTCCATTTGCGGCGATTTCGAGCGAACGTCAGTTGGCCCGATTCAAGGTCGAAGCGCAGGCGGCTGCCGGACTGCACCACACCGGAATCGTTCCCGTCTATTCGGTCGGGTGTGATCGTGGCGTGCACTACTACGCGATGCAGTACATCGATGGCACCAGTTTGGCCCTGGTGCTGAGGGAGGCTCGGCTCGCGTCGACCAGGCAATCCGGTTCGATCGGTGACTTGGGGGCTGCCGGAGAAGCCGAAACGCTGCGTGATTCGTCCGACGGCCAACCATCCGAACCTTCGAGTCGAGCCCGCGGCGAGTCCACAAGTGGCTCTGAATCTGCGACCGACGCACGGCAACATTTTCGTTCGATGGCAAATCTAGCGATCCAGGCCGCCGAGGCGCTCGAGCATGCCCATCAAAGTGGAGTGATTCATCGGGACATCAAACCGGGTAATTTGCTCTTGGACCGCCAAGGCAAGTTGTGGATCACCGATTTCGGGCTGGCCCGCATTGAACAAGATTCCGAGTTGACGATGACGGGCGATCTGGTCGGAACACTCCGGTACATGAGTCCGGAACAGGCGACATCGAAAAGCTCCGCGGTCGATCATCGCTGTGATGTGTATTCGTTGGGCGCGACGCTCTATGAATTGCTGACGCGTCGACCGGCCTTCATCGGAGACGACCGACAAGAACTGCTTCGCAAAATCATCAGTGTCGATCCCGTCGCGCCGTCCAAATGGAACCCTCGCGTCCCGGGCGACCTTGAGACGATCGTGATGAAGGCGATGGAAAAAGATCGCGATGCCCGATATGTCGACGCGCAGTCGATGGCAGACGACTTGCGTTGTTACTTGGAAGATCGCCCGATCGCGGCACGGCGTCCCTCGAGCCTCGCCCGGATCCGTAAATGGGGGCGACGCCATCCGGCAATCGTCCGGTCATCCTTCGCGATGCTTGCCGTGATCGCACTGGCATGGCTGATCGGCAGCGTGCTGCTCGTTCGGCAGACGACCAAGACGCAGGTCGCTTTGTCGCAAGCCGAGGAGAATTTTGAACGGTCCGAGTTGAATCGCGCGAAAGCAGAAACGGCAATCGGCCGCCTCGAGCGCCTGCTGTATGTCCGCGGTTTAGGCCTGGCCGCCAAAGCCTGGCGCGAAGGTGACGGCGCGGGTGCGGCGGCGCTGATGCGTTCCAACCCGGCCTATCAATCGCAGCCGGAACTGCGAGGGTTCGAGTGGCACTTTCTGGATTCGTTGTTGTTGCCGCCCGACAATGTTGTCTTCCGGTCCGATCAGGAATTGACCGCCGCGGCCGTTTCTCGCGACGGCACGCTGATCGCGATCGGTGACGCCGAGGGAACGATTCGCTTGATGCGAGAATCCGGAACGCCGTTGCGACTGGATGGGCACGATGGTCCGGTTCACGCCTTGGATCTGGACATCAACGACCAGCGTTTGGCGAGTTGCGGCGCAGACGGCACCGTCCGCATCTGGGACGTCGCGAGCGGACAAGAAGTCGGCGTGATCGAATCAGGGCATGATGGGAAACCCGTGTTTGCCGTTCGCTATTCGCACGACGGAAAATCCTTGGCAAGCGGAGGTGGCGATGGAAACGTGCGCCTTTGGGATCCGATCACCATGAAGCAGCGTTTGGCGCTGGTCGGGCACCGTCGCGATGTCCGCACGGTCGCGTTCGCCGCCGATGATGCGACGATCGCGTCGGGAAGCAACGACCGCGACGTTCGAATCTGGCGTGTCGCGACCGGCGAATCGATTCGATCGCTGCGCGGCCATACCGGGATGGTCCTTTGCACCGCGTTCACCGCAGACGGGCGCTACCTGATCAGCGGAAGCAACGACCACACGATTCGGTTCTGGGATCACGCCACCGGCGAGGAAGTTTGCGTCGTCCGCCAGCACCGCGACGGCGTTCAATCGCTCGCGATCCTCGCCGACGGTGGCATCGTTGCCGGTGATCGAGGCGGCAATCTGCGGATCTGGCGAATTCGCGGCAGGAAACCCGTGGATCGATTTCGTAATGATGGATTCTTGAGATTCTTGTCGGTTCAATTGTCGCCCGACGGGAAGTCATGGGCAGGACTGACAGCGGATGGGAATTTGATCTTACGTGATCTGGCGTCCCAACGAACCCGCGTCTTATTGAGCAACCTCGCGGTTCAGATCCCACTCGCCGAACGCGAACAGTTGGCGTTTTCTCCCGACGGATCGCGACTGTTCTGCGTGGATCGAATCGTGACGCTGCCGTCCAATTGGGACGATGCATTGCAACCGCCGCTCAAGCTGAAGATCCCCGTGGGCGCCCCCGGATGTTTCGCGCCGGAGGGAAAGTCCATCGCTGTGGGCCGGGACGGATCGATCCAGTCGTATGACGCAGAAACAGGGAAACAGTTACGCGAATTCGATTCTCCGATCAAAACGATCACGGGGCTGCGATTCTCCCATGACGGCCATCAGTTGTTCGGTTGGGCAACCGAGGGGCCGATCGTCCGTTGGGATTGGCCGGGCGGGAATGTCGTCGAAACGATCGACCATCCCCACGATCAAATCATTGACCTGGAACCCTCGCCCGACGGAAGCGGGATCGTGACGTGCGGAGCCGACGGTGCTGTCGCCGTTCGAGATGAGCAGACCTTGCGGTGGCGAGAGTTGGATCTTGGCGAGCGTCACTGCAGCAGCGTCAGTTGGTTCGACCGGGGAACCTCGCTCGCGTTGACCGCACCGGGGTTGCAGGATTTCCTTTACCGGTTGCGGCCGGACGGATTCATCGAAACACTTGCGGACAATCAGGGTGCCGAGCAAACGGAGGTTTTACAGCGACATCGTCTGTTTCTCAGTAACGTTCGGGGCGTCAGAGTCGAAGTACGGGACCTCGACCGACTCGAAGTTACCTCCGACAAGAACGAACTGCTGCAAGGTCACACCGATCGGATTTGGTCTCTCTCGGTCACGGGTGACGGAGAGCAGATGCTCACCGCCAGCCGCGACGGAACGCTCCGTCGCTGGTCCCAACCGGTCGACCGCTGGCAATGGCTTTCGCGACGCCGCCACCTCGACTTTCGCGTCGATGACTTCGCCTGGTCAGACGATCAGACGACGCTGGGAATCGCAGAGATCGGACGCGGTCTGATTTATCAATGGCCAGAAGGAAACCTGCGGCATCATTATCGATGGTGGGGGAAATCCGGGCTCGGCGTCATGGGATTTGCGTTTGAGTCGGTCGCGGTGGCCCCCAACGGCGGTCGGCTCGTGACCGGGCACCGTGACGGTTCCATCCGGTTCTGGGACCCATCACCGGGCCCGCCGATTCACGTCATCCAGGCGATGGAAATTGATGCCGGCGTGACAGCGATCACCCTCTCGCAGGACGGACGATGGTTGGCCGCCTGCAGTCGGCGTGGGAATGGATTGAAAGTCTTTGGCACGGCAACGTGGCAATCGACGTGGTCCGCGTCGGCGGATGATTGCGATGACTTTGTGTTTTCGTCCGATGGGCAATGGCTGGCGTATTGCGATGGCCGAGAGGCGGTCGTCGTCTCGACGGAGCCTTTCCGCGAAGTCAGACGATTTGCCGACCATTCCCTAACAGTGAACGGGTTGGCGTTTTCACCCGACAACCGGATGCTGGTGACTGCCTGTGAAGATCGCAAGTTACGGATCTGGAATCCGGGAACGGGGGAATTGCAAGGAACGCTCACCGGGCACGCCGCATCGATCGGTCGAGTCACCTTCTCGCCCGACGGGGCAACGCTCGTGTCCGGTGATTCCGACGGCGTGATCAAATTGTGGCACTTGGCGACGGGCCAGGAACTCTACACGCTTGCCGACCTTGATTTCGGAATCGACAAACTCTCCTTCGATGCCAGCGGTCGCGTCCTGGTCGCCCTCTCCTCCGACGGCCACGTCCACGTTTTCGACGCGGCCTCGCGGCCATAG
- a CDS encoding Calx-beta domain-containing protein, giving the protein MFQPRRKLQRRLSKPQRRRLAAGLQTLERRHLLAAGVLASPFPPTIDYAEFSDVSDLTLVADTSATPERLRLTTATLDVGGAAWHHDKQYVSIGFETTFQFQMSEGNDGENGGGAGFAFVIQNNPAPVAKASHLGYHQAANNLAIEFDTVQEASLNDPSDSHVSVHSRGPARNHWNENFSLGSFNTSGSRLDDGNVHTAKVTYSPGTMEIYLDDLATPQLVIPLNLEELLDLDHGRATVGFTASAGGGIQNHDILSWTFANTEDTSSTLSILDSGLIEGDSGSASLDLTLQRLGDVSASATVAWATEADTANADDDFASSQGQVIFLPDETEKTISVPVFGDTDEETNETFHVSIQVTEGTLAVVDGTAIGSIFNDDVSISVADVTVTEGDQQYRFIGSAVDTTAVSINAIRKAIIRPDGYLYLNSEVPPEILRYDADTGVFIDRFATMPNSEQATFRDFNFGPDGDLYVIDRKPGYRVLRFDGTSGAYRGEFVASRSGGLDSPKTFVFGSDGNLYVASHGDKVLEYQGPFGSEPGAFLGEFVSGSGRPDTPDNLTFGPNGDLFVGYSNTVDRYNGTTGASLGTFVQPGSGGLNRLFQGGLIFGPDRNGDGQTDLYVTSGSTDEVLVYDGNDGSYIEPLFSAGLGGLDLPAGLTFDGDGNLLVGKVGGDDDLMRYGIQSQAVFTVSLSKPSGVPVTVQYTTADGTAQSGDYTPVSGTLTFPPGVTSRTIIVPTVDDAVFESTETFELLLSNPTNASLDDAIGIGTLADDEVQQPPTIDYPDFFDVSDLNLVGHAFTTLDDRMQLSDTGLRQGSVWHAEQQTVSTAFETQFDFVLASNVRSFSFVIQNSRPEMLGGDAGFNAIPNSLAIEFDTHRGSKDNDPDNNHVSIQSRGIEHNHASEDYSLGTATIVPDMNDDLPHTAKIRYESGNLQVFVDDLMTPALSVNVDIDDLLDLDFGRAWVGFAAGGNRHEILNWQFRPLVDLSTTIGIHDAEILEGDSGTRQLVLEVQRNGPAEARVQWQTTDNSAVAGVDYTAASGTIEFVAGGPDVQQIAVPIHGDLTEEAFESLFVQIDMTLGQAIIVDDQAIGTILNDDASLFISDASAVEGDPTFTFTDEFVPPAIDGLWVMSRGLDVGPDENLYVTVEQGPYPGAVLRYDGQTGEFMGVFAAHNELDGAKDIEFGPDGNLYVTNNRTDKILRFDGTTGEFIDVYVPAGGALSIPRAIVFGTDNNLYVANGESDEILRYQGPLEQDPGGLIDAFVTAGDGGMDNPTTLAFGPDGTLYVASGAHAVYNNSILRFDGTTGDFIDAFDVSGTSTLALVPTAGLIFGPDLNGDGVGELYASNGDGPAEILAFDPTTRALLDRVVESGAGGLSDPKGLAFTSDGDLLVVSSGTRNILRYSSRNRAAFAAMLSSPVGQTVEVDFVTTDGTANSASDYVSTSGTLTIPRGMTSRTIQVSTIDDPQFESDETFQLTLSNAVGAAISDGTGVATILNDDIAPLDFGDAPASYGTLIADDGAVHVAVGPQLGAQRDSEDDGIPSVDADGDDVDGLTDDEDGVLFGTLKLGQTMAAVNIELQGSGDAWIDAWIDFDADGVWDASEKILDSASVNSGLQTLNYAVPTTMALGETYGRVRVSTTGGLEPTGFADDGEVEDYSITIREDVVYVAQPAENDITVRLAGENVEVIDNDNGAALLARPIATTQSLQLTGTTGDDTFIVDYGEGGIFSLPDGIEIDAAGGSDSVVIRGTGTSTATLRSPDGTLAGAIVQVNDASQVNEVRLAGVGPTSVHAMQSIQIDGSLNVAHQVLSLAATSSITLGTMTEFAGGRIETSGPVTIGGTLKFRPPVGVTPDVGDAFVLVTATALSGEFTSLDLPTPPLGADWDLKVGATEVRLTLVDLAEVGVLTLGSGSSTTQRSTVTQVDITFDGLVDVDADAFELRKQGSQGGLVTTAFTLTTDAQNNSVATLTFSGPLTRGAIGALVDGNYQLAIDPTKVRRTGTSVSLDGDGDGLRGGDYVIGTSATDQFFALYGDSDGDRDVDGQDYGRFGLTFLKTAGTPGFNPDLDFDGDGDVDGQDYGQFGLRFLRRI; this is encoded by the coding sequence ATGTTTCAACCCCGTCGAAAGTTGCAGCGTCGACTGAGCAAACCGCAGCGACGCCGGCTGGCCGCCGGTCTGCAAACACTGGAGCGACGACACCTGCTGGCTGCTGGCGTGCTTGCGTCGCCTTTTCCGCCAACCATCGATTACGCCGAGTTTTCCGACGTGAGTGATCTGACTCTGGTTGCCGACACGAGCGCGACGCCGGAACGATTGCGACTGACGACGGCAACCCTGGATGTGGGCGGGGCGGCGTGGCATCACGACAAACAATACGTGTCGATCGGCTTTGAAACGACGTTTCAATTCCAAATGAGCGAAGGTAACGATGGTGAAAACGGTGGCGGCGCCGGTTTCGCCTTCGTCATCCAGAACAACCCCGCGCCGGTCGCCAAAGCGAGCCATTTGGGCTATCACCAAGCCGCCAATAATCTCGCGATCGAATTCGACACGGTCCAGGAAGCGAGTCTCAATGACCCCAGCGACAGCCACGTCAGCGTTCACTCACGAGGTCCCGCGCGAAACCACTGGAATGAAAACTTCTCGCTCGGATCATTCAATACCTCTGGTTCCAGGCTCGATGACGGCAATGTTCACACGGCCAAGGTCACGTACTCGCCGGGAACGATGGAGATCTACTTGGACGATCTTGCGACGCCTCAATTGGTTATTCCGTTGAACTTGGAGGAGTTGCTTGACCTTGACCACGGCCGGGCGACGGTTGGATTCACGGCGTCGGCGGGCGGTGGAATTCAGAACCACGACATTCTCAGTTGGACCTTCGCCAACACCGAAGACACGTCCAGCACGCTCAGTATTCTGGATTCGGGTCTCATCGAAGGTGATTCCGGTTCGGCAAGCCTCGACTTGACGTTGCAACGATTGGGCGATGTGTCTGCGTCAGCCACCGTCGCTTGGGCTACTGAGGCGGACACCGCGAATGCCGATGACGATTTTGCCTCGTCACAAGGCCAAGTCATCTTCTTGCCAGACGAAACCGAGAAGACGATTTCGGTGCCCGTCTTCGGTGATACCGACGAGGAGACGAATGAGACCTTTCATGTCTCGATCCAAGTCACCGAGGGAACGCTTGCCGTCGTCGATGGGACTGCCATCGGCAGCATCTTCAATGACGACGTCAGCATCTCGGTCGCCGACGTTACCGTGACCGAAGGCGATCAACAGTATCGCTTCATCGGTTCTGCGGTCGATACGACGGCCGTCAGTATCAATGCGATCCGGAAAGCGATCATCCGACCGGACGGCTACCTGTATTTGAATTCCGAAGTGCCCCCGGAAATCCTTCGCTACGACGCCGACACGGGGGTGTTCATCGACCGCTTTGCCACGATGCCGAATTCGGAACAAGCGACGTTCCGAGATTTTAATTTCGGTCCCGATGGGGATCTGTATGTCATTGATCGCAAGCCGGGCTATCGAGTGCTGCGGTTTGACGGAACGAGTGGCGCGTACCGGGGCGAATTCGTTGCATCGCGTTCGGGAGGATTGGATAGCCCCAAGACATTCGTTTTTGGCAGCGATGGCAATCTGTATGTAGCGAGCCATGGCGACAAAGTGCTGGAGTACCAAGGTCCTTTCGGATCCGAGCCGGGAGCCTTCCTTGGTGAATTCGTTTCCGGCAGCGGACGCCCGGACACGCCCGACAACTTGACTTTCGGTCCAAACGGAGACCTGTTTGTTGGCTATTCGAATACGGTCGACCGCTACAACGGAACCACGGGCGCCTCTTTAGGCACCTTCGTTCAGCCGGGTTCCGGAGGATTGAATCGACTCTTTCAAGGTGGGCTGATTTTCGGGCCGGACCGGAACGGTGATGGCCAAACCGACCTGTATGTGACCAGTGGCAGTACCGATGAAGTCCTGGTTTACGATGGGAACGATGGGAGTTACATCGAGCCCCTCTTCTCGGCCGGCTTGGGCGGCCTGGATCTGCCGGCCGGGCTCACCTTCGACGGTGACGGCAATCTGCTGGTTGGCAAAGTCGGCGGCGATGACGATCTGATGCGCTATGGAATCCAATCGCAAGCCGTCTTTACCGTTTCGCTTTCCAAGCCATCTGGTGTTCCCGTGACGGTCCAGTACACCACCGCCGACGGGACCGCCCAGTCCGGTGACTACACGCCGGTCAGTGGGACACTCACGTTTCCACCTGGAGTGACTTCGCGCACCATCATCGTGCCTACCGTCGACGATGCAGTGTTCGAGTCGACCGAAACCTTCGAGTTGCTTCTTTCCAACCCGACCAACGCTTCACTCGATGACGCGATTGGAATTGGTACCCTAGCCGATGACGAGGTGCAGCAACCGCCGACGATCGACTACCCCGATTTTTTTGATGTCAGTGATTTGAACCTTGTGGGGCATGCGTTCACAACGTTGGACGACCGGATGCAGCTATCGGACACGGGGCTTCGCCAAGGAAGCGTCTGGCATGCTGAACAGCAAACGGTCTCCACCGCTTTCGAAACACAGTTTGATTTTGTCCTGGCATCCAACGTTCGATCGTTCTCATTTGTGATTCAGAACAGTCGCCCTGAAATGCTTGGCGGAGACGCCGGTTTCAACGCGATTCCGAACAGTCTTGCGATCGAATTCGATACCCATCGAGGGTCAAAGGACAACGACCCCGACAACAACCATGTCAGCATTCAATCACGGGGGATTGAACACAATCACGCCAGCGAAGACTATTCGCTTGGCACGGCCACCATTGTTCCGGATATGAACGATGATCTGCCGCACACCGCAAAGATACGCTACGAGTCTGGCAATTTGCAGGTCTTCGTTGACGACTTGATGACGCCGGCTCTGTCCGTCAACGTCGATATCGACGATTTGCTTGATCTTGATTTCGGCCGGGCTTGGGTCGGATTCGCTGCGGGAGGCAATCGACACGAAATCTTGAACTGGCAGTTCCGTCCGCTGGTGGACCTGAGCACAACGATCGGAATTCACGACGCGGAGATTTTGGAAGGAGACAGCGGAACGCGGCAACTTGTATTGGAAGTTCAACGGAACGGCCCTGCGGAAGCAAGGGTTCAATGGCAGACGACCGACAATTCGGCGGTGGCGGGAGTTGACTATACGGCTGCATCCGGAACGATTGAATTTGTAGCAGGAGGCCCCGATGTCCAGCAAATCGCCGTGCCGATTCATGGCGATCTCACCGAAGAAGCGTTCGAATCGCTGTTCGTCCAGATTGATATGACATTAGGTCAGGCAATCATCGTCGATGACCAAGCCATCGGCACGATTCTGAATGATGATGCATCGCTTTTCATCAGCGATGCATCGGCCGTCGAGGGAGACCCGACGTTCACGTTTACCGACGAATTTGTGCCGCCGGCAATCGATGGGCTCTGGGTGATGTCGCGTGGACTGGATGTCGGTCCAGACGAAAATCTATACGTCACTGTCGAACAAGGGCCGTATCCGGGAGCAGTGCTGCGATACGATGGCCAGACCGGTGAATTCATGGGGGTGTTTGCCGCGCACAATGAACTCGATGGTGCCAAGGACATTGAATTTGGTCCCGATGGCAACCTGTACGTGACCAACAACCGTACCGACAAGATTCTGCGATTCGACGGAACGACCGGAGAATTCATCGACGTCTACGTTCCAGCCGGAGGCGCCCTCAGTATCCCGCGTGCCATCGTGTTTGGAACGGACAACAACCTGTATGTCGCCAACGGGGAATCCGACGAAATCCTGCGTTACCAAGGCCCGCTGGAGCAAGACCCTGGGGGATTGATCGACGCATTCGTGACAGCAGGCGACGGGGGGATGGACAATCCAACCACGTTGGCCTTTGGCCCCGACGGGACGCTCTACGTCGCCAGTGGAGCCCATGCCGTCTACAACAACAGCATTCTAAGATTCGATGGAACAACAGGTGACTTCATCGATGCCTTCGACGTTTCCGGAACCTCAACGCTGGCACTGGTTCCAACCGCCGGGCTGATTTTTGGCCCCGACCTGAATGGTGATGGTGTCGGCGAACTGTACGCGAGCAACGGTGACGGTCCCGCGGAGATTTTGGCGTTCGACCCCACGACCCGCGCGCTGCTTGATAGGGTCGTGGAATCGGGGGCTGGAGGATTAAGCGATCCCAAGGGCTTGGCGTTCACGTCTGACGGTGACTTGCTGGTTGTCAGCTCTGGCACACGCAACATTTTGCGATATTCCAGTCGTAATCGAGCGGCATTTGCGGCGATGCTGTCGTCACCCGTTGGCCAGACCGTCGAAGTTGACTTTGTCACCACCGATGGGACTGCGAATTCAGCCAGCGACTACGTTTCCACCAGCGGCACGTTGACCATTCCAAGAGGGATGACCAGCCGAACGATCCAGGTTTCGACCATCGATGATCCGCAGTTTGAATCGGACGAAACATTTCAGTTGACGCTTTCCAACGCAGTGGGTGCCGCGATCTCTGACGGTACCGGTGTTGCGACCATCCTCAACGATGACATCGCTCCACTGGACTTTGGCGATGCCCCGGCGAGCTACGGGACATTGATTGCCGACGACGGTGCCGTCCACGTCGCAGTGGGACCGCAGTTGGGAGCGCAGCGCGACAGCGAAGACGATGGCATTCCATCGGTCGATGCTGACGGGGACGATGTCGACGGATTAACCGATGACGAAGACGGGGTGTTGTTCGGCACGCTCAAGCTTGGTCAAACGATGGCCGCTGTGAACATCGAATTGCAGGGCAGCGGCGATGCCTGGATCGATGCCTGGATAGACTTTGACGCAGATGGAGTGTGGGACGCGAGCGAAAAAATCCTTGACAGTGCAAGCGTAAACTCCGGTCTTCAGACACTCAACTATGCCGTTCCGACAACGATGGCGCTCGGTGAAACTTACGGTCGGGTTCGAGTCAGCACGACCGGCGGCCTTGAACCAACAGGGTTTGCCGACGACGGCGAAGTCGAAGATTACTCGATCACGATCCGCGAAGACGTGGTGTATGTCGCCCAACCAGCGGAGAACGACATCACCGTCAGGCTCGCGGGGGAAAACGTCGAAGTGATCGACAACGACAACGGCGCAGCGCTGTTGGCAAGACCGATCGCGACGACGCAGTCGCTTCAATTGACCGGCACGACGGGTGACGACACGTTTATCGTCGACTACGGCGAGGGTGGTATTTTTTCGCTGCCAGACGGGATCGAGATCGACGCGGCAGGCGGTTCCGACTCGGTCGTCATCCGGGGTACGGGAACGTCCACCGCGACCCTGCGATCACCCGACGGGACACTTGCCGGCGCCATCGTGCAGGTGAATGATGCGTCACAAGTCAACGAAGTCCGACTCGCAGGCGTCGGTCCGACCAGTGTGCATGCGATGCAATCGATCCAGATCGATGGTTCGCTCAACGTCGCCCATCAAGTGTTGTCACTCGCGGCGACAAGCTCCATCACACTTGGCACGATGACGGAATTCGCGGGCGGCAGAATCGAAACGAGCGGTCCCGTTACGATCGGCGGCACGTTGAAGTTTCGTCCGCCGGTGGGGGTGACTCCAGACGTCGGAGACGCCTTCGTGTTGGTGACCGCGACGGCGCTGAGCGGTGAGTTCACGAGCCTGGACCTTCCCACACCCCCGCTCGGTGCCGACTGGGATTTGAAGGTGGGCGCGACCGAAGTTCGATTGACCTTGGTGGATCTGGCCGAAGTCGGCGTGTTGACGCTTGGCAGCGGCAGCAGCACGACGCAGCGGTCAACCGTCACCCAAGTTGACATCACCTTTGATGGTCTGGTGGACGTCGATGCGGACGCATTTGAATTGCGCAAGCAAGGTTCCCAGGGCGGTCTGGTTACCACGGCGTTCACGCTCACAACGGACGCTCAAAACAACTCGGTCGCGACCCTCACCTTCAGCGGGCCGCTCACGCGTGGTGCGATCGGTGCGCTCGTTGACGGAAATTATCAGTTAGCGATCGACCCGACAAAAGTACGTCGAACTGGAACCTCCGTCTCGCTCGACGGTGACGGCGATGGACTTCGAGGCGGCGACTACGTGATTGGCACGTCGGCAACGGACCAGTTTTTTGCCCTCTACGGCGACAGTGACGGAGACCGTGATGTGGACGGACAGGACTACGGACGATTCGGATTGACGTTCTTGAAGACCGCAGGAACTCCAGGATTCAATCCCGACCTGGACTTCGATGGCGACGGAGACGTCGACGGGCAAGACTACGGACAATTCGGTCTGCGATTTCTGAGGCGGATCTGA